From Arachis stenosperma cultivar V10309 chromosome 2, arast.V10309.gnm1.PFL2, whole genome shotgun sequence, one genomic window encodes:
- the LOC130962528 gene encoding disease resistance protein At4g27190-like, with amino-acid sequence MALPTPPLPDWLVQWATKLLKQELNYLLYYERNIKDLENQVNKLKLERQKLGDRVAEDEDRHGREIYDDVSKWLDGADTIIDAYEKFEKEEEEAHARCLAGFPPNLSARYFLSKKSIEIKGKAESQLQNAKFDIISRSRGPPSVALVLSNVDYQSLPSRVTAMEDITNALKDTSARMIGVHGPSGVGKTTLVMEAVNKVQNDQEKPKLFDVVIMANVTKSPNIRKIQGQIADMLWMKLDEESEEGRASRIRERLKKEKESTLIILDDLYGKVDLNILGIPWQSGDGNQKNPKGKKSLGSSTANEETKQQALADGVMMNAQKSSDASSSSASTSIIALTTEERYKGCKVLLISEVRQVLNQMDVRPKLIVPLELLNEKDARILFNKIAGIGDKNTEFGELPAQIVEKCDGLPMSLVTTAKALKGRSRLVWQDTYQKFEMQTMTGTPEHSTRVIYNLLENEELRITFLLCACMDNDALVSDLVRACIGLGFLRGIYTVRDTRTRVQVMLMKLRESGLLSDSYSSDRYTMQTLVRNAALSIAFKERHMFMLNKVRVDEWPDDDEVRRYVAISLRHCDIIDAITKRMTCARLKILEVINNDPQLKLPTKFFEQMKELKVLILTGINLSPSDSSVGCLTKLRMLCLEHCTLSSSKEELSLSEELSIIKNLENLRILSFSGSNIDCLPVELGDLSKLQTLDISNCPKLRVIPPDVISRLTSLEELYMRKTQIQWPKVINGAENDERKNASLLELGELNQLTNLDIQIQSVDQLPENLFFDKLSSYKIVIGSSNRYYLKGDFKMPEKYELSRFLAIHQKGGIHIHSHKGIKMLFERVEYLLLGKLNGVQDLFYELNLKGFPHLKYLAIQNNHDIQFLIHPKDRQEHHEKAFEKLETLELNKVTQIEGLCFSSCPLSESSFVNLKVIKINFCENLKYLFSPSLFKHLEALETIQVSDCDSLKEIVPIERPDESEMLKLLKLHTLTLQSLKDFIGFYPISTTESTKILFHEKVEVKELERLELRWIQIDQIWNNQSCKFENLIHLDVSGCHYLKYLLPFSVAKNLKKLQSLYVSECYQMENIFPDGPVKVAKIKRVNSVKLERSGVGIVPATTVANSVPHPSQPAVFQIPSCSDPSSSSPSFWPSPSPSQFLS; translated from the exons ATGGCTCTTCCTACACCTCCTTTACCAGATTGGCTTGTCCAATGGGCAACAAAGCTCTTAAAGCAAGAGCTGAACTACCTCCTGTACTATGAAAGAAACATTAAAGATCTAGAAAATCAAGTTAACAAGCTCAAGCTAGAGCGACAGAAGCTGGGTGATAGGGTTGCAGAGGATGAAGACCGCCATGGGAGAGAAATATACGATGACGTGTCAAAATGGCTGGACGGGGCTGATACAATCATTGATGCCTATGAAAAgttcgaaaaagaagaagaagaagcccATGCGAGATGTTTAGCTGGCTTTCCTCCTAATTTGTCAGCAAGATATTTTCTTAGCAAAAAATCAatagaaattaaaggaaaagctGAGAGTCAGTTACAGAATGCAAAGTTTGATATCATATCACGTAGTCGAGGGCCACCTTCCGTGGCTCTTGTTTTGTCTAATGTTGATTATCAAAGCCTTCCTTCGAGAGTTACGGCAATGGAAGACATCACGAATGCATTGAAAGACACAAGTGCTAGAATGATCGGTGTTCACGGGCCATCTGGTGTGGGGAAGACCACTCTAGTCATGGAAGCGGTTAACAAAGTTCAAAATGATCAAGAAAAGCCGAAGCTATTCGATGTGGTGATCATGGCAAATGTGACGAAAAGTCCAAACATCAGAAAGATTCAAGGGCAGATCGCCGACATGTTGTGGATGAAACTTGACGAGGAAAGTGAAGAAGGAAGAGCAAGTCGAATAAGAGAGAGattgaagaaagagaaggagAGCACTCTTATAATCCTCGATGATCTTTACGGTAAAGTTGATTTGAACATATTGGGGATTCCATGGCAGAGTGGTGATGGAAATCAGAAGAATCCAAAAGGAAAGAAGTCCCTTGGCTCAAGCACAGCCAATGAGGAGACAAAGCAACAAGCCCTAGCAGATGGTGTGATGATGAATGCTCAGAAATCCTCCGATGCTTCCTCTTCTTCAGCTTCAACTTCCATAATAGCGTTGACAACAGAAGAACGCTATAAAGGGTGCAAGGTTTTACTTATCTCAGAGGTGAGGCAAGTGCTTAACCAAATGGATGTAAGGCCAAAACTAATTGTCCCTCTGGAACTCTTGAACGAGAAGGATGCAAGGATATTGTTCAATAAAATAGCAGGAATAGGTGACAAAAACACTGAATTTGGAGAATTGCCAGCTCAGATTGTCGAAAAATGTGATGGATTACCGATGTCGTTAGTTACAACTGCAAAGGCCTTGAAAGGCCGAAGTCGGTTGGTTTGGCAGGATACTTATCAGAAGTTTGAAATGCAGACAATGACAGGAACACCTGAGCATTCTACTCGGGTGATTTACAACCTATTAGAAAACGAGGAGCTTAGGATAACCTTCTTGCTTTGTGCTTGTATGGATAACGATGCATTAGTTTCAGATCTGGTGAGAGCATGCATTGGATTGGGTTTTCTTCGTGGGATCTACACAGTAAGGGACACCAGAACCAGAGTGCAAGTGATGCTTATGAAGCTCAGAGAGTCAGGGTTGTTGTCCGACAGCTATTCGAGTGACCGTTACACGATGCAAACTCTTGTTCGCAATGCAGCTTTGTCGATAGCATTCAAGGAGAGGCACATGTTCATGTTGAACAAAGTAAGAGTAGATGAATGGCCAGATGATGATGAGGTTAGAAGGTATGTTGCTATTTCCTTGCGGCATTGTGATATCATTGATGCCATTACTAAGAGAATGACATGTGCTAGACTTAAAATCTTGGAAGTTATCAATAATGATCCACAATTGAAACTTCCAACGAAATTCTTCGAACAAATGAAAGAGCTCAAAGTGTTGATCTTAACTGGCATTAATCTGTCACCGTCTGATTCATCGGTTGGTTGTTTaaccaaactcagaatgctcTGTTTGGAGCATTGCACGCTAAGTTCATCCAAAGAAGAATTAAGTTTGAGTGAGGAATTAAGCATCATAAAAAACCTAGAGAATCTAAGAATTCTTAGCTTTTCAGGGTCTAATATTGATTGCTTGCCTGTTGAATTAGGGGATTTGTCTAAGTTGCAAACCCTAGACATAAGTAATTGCCCTAAACTTAGAGTCATTCCACCCGATGTAATCTCACGTCTTACTTCTTTGGAGGAGTTGTACATGAGAAAGACTCAAATTCAATGGCCAAAGGTTATTAATGGAGCCGAAAATGATGAGAGAAAAAATGCTAGCCTATTAGAATTGGGGGAGTTGAATCAATTGACAAATCTTGATATACAAATACAAAGTGTGGACCAATTGCCAGAGAACTTGTTCTTTGACAAGTTGTCTAGTTACAAAATTGTCATTGGCTCTTCGAATAGATATTATTTGAAGGGAGATTTTAAAATGCCAGAAAAGTATGAATTGTCGAGGTTTTTGGCAATACATCAAAAAGGTGGCATTCACATTCATTCTCATAAGGGAATCAAAATGCTATTCGAAAGAGTTGAGTATCTTTTGCTGGGAAAACTCAACGGTGTTCAAGATCTGTTTTATGAGTTGAATTTGAAAGGTTTTCCCCATCTCAAATATCTGGCCATTCAAAATAATCATGATATCCAATTTCTTATTCACCCAAAGGACAGGCAGGAGCATCATGAGAAGGCTTTTGAGAAACTAGAGACTCTTGAACTCAATAAAGTGACACAAATTGAGGGACTATGCTTCTCTTCATGTCCACTTTCCGAGTCCTCCTTTGTAAACTTGAAAgtcatcaaaatcaatttttgtgaaaatttgaAGTATCTCTTCTCGCCTTCTTTGTTTAAGCATCTAGAAGCTCTTGAGACAATACAAGTTTCTGATTGTGACTCTTTAAAGGAGATTGTTCCTATAGAGAGGCCTGATGAAAGTGAGATGCTTAAGCTCCTTAAATTACACACTCTGACACTACAATCTTTAAAAGACTTCATTGGATTCTATCCCATATCAACAACAGAAAGCACCAAAATATTATTTCATGAAAAG GTTGAAGTTAAAGAGTTAGAGAGACTGGAGTTGAGGTGGATCCAAATAGACCAAATATGGAATAACCAAAGTtgtaaatttgaaaatttgatccaTTTGGATGTGAGTGGTTGTCACTATTTGAAATATTTGTTGCCATTCTCGGTGGCCAAGAATCTCAAGAAGCTTCAAAGCCTTTATGTTAGTGAATGCTACCAGATGGAGAACATCTTCCCTGATGGACCCGTAAAAGTTGCTAAG ATCAAACGAGTCAACTCTGTTAAGCTAGAACGTAGTGGTGTTGGCATTGTTCCTGCCACCACTGTCGCTAACTCGGTACCTCATCCGAGTCAACCCGCCGTTTTCCAAATCCCATCATGCTCCGacccatcatcatcatcccCATCCTTTTGGCCTTCTCCCTCACCCTCTCAGTTCCTGAGTTGA